In Ciconia boyciana chromosome 16, ASM3463844v1, whole genome shotgun sequence, one genomic interval encodes:
- the SLC16A6 gene encoding monocarboxylate transporter 7 isoform X2: MTVKAVKMPCTTPNVYTKVPDGGWGWTIAFAFFFVEALTYGIIKSFGVFFNDLMESFDETNSRISWIISICVFVQTFTAPLSTVLSNRFGHRFVVMAGGVLISTGMVTASFARTVVDMYVTIGVISGLGYCLSFLPTVTILSQYFDKRRSLVTAVASTGECFAVFSFAPAITALKEQIGWRYSLLSVGVLQLSIVICGSLLRPIIIKEQEEVKAQPPEEPTETKYMLENEQTRTSIESIDSGVEITTSPSNVPGNTKAEPKSEEPKEHVQILVQNNSTPPEPKTKLLDFSVMRDCSFICYAFFGLFATLGFFAPSLYIIPLSLSLGIGKDHSAYILSAMAIAEVFGRISAGWVLNKKPIRKIYIELICVVLLSVALFAFPFASEFWGLMTCSIFFGFMLGTVAGTHIPLLAEDDVVGIAKMSSAAGVYVFIQSLAGLAGPPLAGVLVDTTQNYSSAFYSCAAGMVLGAVFLSLVRPCKAGLCPHQQQCTEESAAEVVPDLPDDFIEMDIGKAENSGKGCDGRTFLTNNGKLHRKYG; the protein is encoded by the exons ATGACTGTCAAAGCTGTAAAAATGCCGTGCACCACTCCAAATGTTTATACTAAAGTGCCTGATGGAGGATGGGGTTGGAcaattgcttttgctttcttctttgtggAAGCTCTAACGTACGGCATTATAAAATCGTTTGGAGTCTTCTTTAACGACCTGATGGAaagctttgatgaaaccaaCAGCAGGATATCCTGGATAATATCCATATGTGTGTTTGTACAGACCTTCACAG CTCCTCTGTCAACAGTCCTCAGCAATCGCTTCGGTCACCGCTTTGTGGTGATGGCCGGAGGGGTGCTGATCAGCACCGGCATGGTCACCGCCTCCTTTGCCCGCACTGTTGTGGACATGTATGTCACCATCGGTGTCATCTCTG GCCTTGGATActgcctctctttcctcccGACTGTCACCATTTTATCACAGTATTTTGACAAAAGACGTTCACTGGTCACAGCAGTGGCATCTACAGGggaatgttttgctgttttctcctttgcacCAG CAATTACTGCTTTGAAGGAGCAGATAGGCTGGAGATACAGCCTCCTTTCTGTTGGGGTGCTCCAGCTAAGCATCGTCATCTGTGGATCACTGCTGCGACCCATTATCATCAAAGAGCAAGAAGAAGTGAAAGCGCAGCCTCCAGAAGAGCCCACGGAGACAAAGTACATGCTTGAAAACGAGCAAACACGCACCTCAATAGAGTCCATAGACTCAGGAGTAGAAATAACTACCTCACCCAGCAATGTGCCTGGAAACACCAAAGCAGAGCCGAAAAGTGAAGAACCAAAGGAACACGTACAGATACTTGTTCAAAATAACAGCACCCCTCCAGAACCAAAAACCAAACTACTGGACTTTTCTGTGATGAGAGACTGTAGCTTTATCTGTTACGCATTCTTTGGCCTGTTCGCTACCCTGGGCTTCTTTGCTCCCTCCCTCTACATCATTCCCCTGAGTCTCAGCCTTGGCATCGGCAAAGACCACTCTGCATACATACTGTCCGCCATGGCGATCGCAGAGGTCTTTGGAAGAATTTCAGCTGGCTGGGTTCTCAACAAAAAGCCTATCCGCAAGATCTACATTGAACTCATCTGCGTTGTTCTGCTGTCTGTAGCGTTGTTTGCCTTCCCTTTTGCCTCTGAATTCTGGGGCTTGATGACATGTAGCATATTTTTTGGGTTCATGCTCGGAACTGTAGCGGGCACGCATATTCCCCTCCTGGCAGAAGACGACGTGGTTGGCATTGCGAAGATGTCTTCTGCGGCTGGAGTCTATGTGTTCATTCAAAGCTTAGCTGGGTTGGCTGGACCACCCCTTGCAG GTGTCTTAGTGGATACGACACAGAACTACAGCTCAGCCTTTTactcctgtgctgctggcatgGTCCTGGGTGCTGTGTTTCTGTCCCTGGTGAGACCGTGCAAGGCTGGGCTGTgcccccaccagcagcagtgcACAGAGGAGAGCGCAGCCGAGGTCGTCCCAGACTTACCAGATGACTTTATTGAAATGGAtattggaaaagcagaaaattcaggaaaaggCTGTGATG gaAGAACTTTTTTAACCAACAATGGAAAGCTCCATAGAAAATACGGATAG
- the SLC16A6 gene encoding monocarboxylate transporter 7 isoform X1, giving the protein MEEGNAWWLLGTAARGGNAPPARAADQKMTVKAVKMPCTTPNVYTKVPDGGWGWTIAFAFFFVEALTYGIIKSFGVFFNDLMESFDETNSRISWIISICVFVQTFTAPLSTVLSNRFGHRFVVMAGGVLISTGMVTASFARTVVDMYVTIGVISGLGYCLSFLPTVTILSQYFDKRRSLVTAVASTGECFAVFSFAPAITALKEQIGWRYSLLSVGVLQLSIVICGSLLRPIIIKEQEEVKAQPPEEPTETKYMLENEQTRTSIESIDSGVEITTSPSNVPGNTKAEPKSEEPKEHVQILVQNNSTPPEPKTKLLDFSVMRDCSFICYAFFGLFATLGFFAPSLYIIPLSLSLGIGKDHSAYILSAMAIAEVFGRISAGWVLNKKPIRKIYIELICVVLLSVALFAFPFASEFWGLMTCSIFFGFMLGTVAGTHIPLLAEDDVVGIAKMSSAAGVYVFIQSLAGLAGPPLAGVLVDTTQNYSSAFYSCAAGMVLGAVFLSLVRPCKAGLCPHQQQCTEESAAEVVPDLPDDFIEMDIGKAENSGKGCDGRTFLTNNGKLHRKYG; this is encoded by the exons ATGGAGGAGGGAAATGCCTGGTGGCTGCTGGGGACGGCGGCGCGGGGAGGAAACGCGCCGCCCGCAAGAGCCGCAG aTCAAAAAATGACTGTCAAAGCTGTAAAAATGCCGTGCACCACTCCAAATGTTTATACTAAAGTGCCTGATGGAGGATGGGGTTGGAcaattgcttttgctttcttctttgtggAAGCTCTAACGTACGGCATTATAAAATCGTTTGGAGTCTTCTTTAACGACCTGATGGAaagctttgatgaaaccaaCAGCAGGATATCCTGGATAATATCCATATGTGTGTTTGTACAGACCTTCACAG CTCCTCTGTCAACAGTCCTCAGCAATCGCTTCGGTCACCGCTTTGTGGTGATGGCCGGAGGGGTGCTGATCAGCACCGGCATGGTCACCGCCTCCTTTGCCCGCACTGTTGTGGACATGTATGTCACCATCGGTGTCATCTCTG GCCTTGGATActgcctctctttcctcccGACTGTCACCATTTTATCACAGTATTTTGACAAAAGACGTTCACTGGTCACAGCAGTGGCATCTACAGGggaatgttttgctgttttctcctttgcacCAG CAATTACTGCTTTGAAGGAGCAGATAGGCTGGAGATACAGCCTCCTTTCTGTTGGGGTGCTCCAGCTAAGCATCGTCATCTGTGGATCACTGCTGCGACCCATTATCATCAAAGAGCAAGAAGAAGTGAAAGCGCAGCCTCCAGAAGAGCCCACGGAGACAAAGTACATGCTTGAAAACGAGCAAACACGCACCTCAATAGAGTCCATAGACTCAGGAGTAGAAATAACTACCTCACCCAGCAATGTGCCTGGAAACACCAAAGCAGAGCCGAAAAGTGAAGAACCAAAGGAACACGTACAGATACTTGTTCAAAATAACAGCACCCCTCCAGAACCAAAAACCAAACTACTGGACTTTTCTGTGATGAGAGACTGTAGCTTTATCTGTTACGCATTCTTTGGCCTGTTCGCTACCCTGGGCTTCTTTGCTCCCTCCCTCTACATCATTCCCCTGAGTCTCAGCCTTGGCATCGGCAAAGACCACTCTGCATACATACTGTCCGCCATGGCGATCGCAGAGGTCTTTGGAAGAATTTCAGCTGGCTGGGTTCTCAACAAAAAGCCTATCCGCAAGATCTACATTGAACTCATCTGCGTTGTTCTGCTGTCTGTAGCGTTGTTTGCCTTCCCTTTTGCCTCTGAATTCTGGGGCTTGATGACATGTAGCATATTTTTTGGGTTCATGCTCGGAACTGTAGCGGGCACGCATATTCCCCTCCTGGCAGAAGACGACGTGGTTGGCATTGCGAAGATGTCTTCTGCGGCTGGAGTCTATGTGTTCATTCAAAGCTTAGCTGGGTTGGCTGGACCACCCCTTGCAG GTGTCTTAGTGGATACGACACAGAACTACAGCTCAGCCTTTTactcctgtgctgctggcatgGTCCTGGGTGCTGTGTTTCTGTCCCTGGTGAGACCGTGCAAGGCTGGGCTGTgcccccaccagcagcagtgcACAGAGGAGAGCGCAGCCGAGGTCGTCCCAGACTTACCAGATGACTTTATTGAAATGGAtattggaaaagcagaaaattcaggaaaaggCTGTGATG gaAGAACTTTTTTAACCAACAATGGAAAGCTCCATAGAAAATACGGATAG